Genomic segment of Aliiroseovarius sp. M344:
CCCAGTCCAAAAAACGCGCTCGTCAGAACGAGGCTCGTTTTGCTGTAAACAAAGCCCGCCGTTCGCGCATTCGCACCTTCCTGCGTAAAGTTGAGGAAGCGATCGAAACCGGCGACAAGGAAGCCGCTTCGGCTGCTCTGAAAGCTGCGCAACCCGAACTGATGCGCGGCGTGACCAAAGGCGTTTATCACAAGAACACCGCAGCTCGCAAAGTGTCGCGCCTGTCGGCACGTGTTAAATCGCTTGGCTAAACACGAATCTGGTCGAAAGACTGGTTTGGAAAAACAAACGGAGCGTGTCCTCAAAGGCACGCTCCGTTCGCGTTTCCAGCGGCGAAAATTGCATAAGTGCAAGCCGCTTGGGATTCGTTTCAGCAAAGAATGAGTCAAGCGCGAAGTTCTATTGCGTGAGCCGCAAACAGATTGCTAGCTTGCATGCAGCGATTCACATCGCCGACTT
This window contains:
- the rpsT gene encoding 30S ribosomal protein S20, which codes for MANSPQSKKRARQNEARFAVNKARRSRIRTFLRKVEEAIETGDKEAASAALKAAQPELMRGVTKGVYHKNTAARKVSRLSARVKSLG